The proteins below come from a single Pseudomonas sp. MYb118 genomic window:
- a CDS encoding DUF485 domain-containing protein, translating into MNDSIYLSIQNSPRFKELVSKRERFAWILSAIMLGLYSAFILLIAYGPQVLGAKISPESSITWGIPIGVGLIVSAFILTGIYVRRANGEFDDLNNAILKEAQQ; encoded by the coding sequence ATGAACGACAGCATTTACCTCTCGATTCAAAACAGCCCCCGTTTCAAGGAGCTGGTTAGCAAGCGAGAAAGGTTCGCCTGGATTCTTTCGGCGATCATGCTTGGGCTTTACTCCGCATTCATCCTTCTGATCGCTTACGGGCCGCAGGTGCTGGGGGCAAAAATCAGCCCTGAGTCGTCCATTACCTGGGGTATTCCGATTGGTGTCGGCCTGATCGTTTCGGCCTTCATCCTGACCGGGATCTACGTGCGACGCGCCAACGGCGAGTTCGACGACCTGAACAATGCGATTCTCAAGGAGGCTCAGCAATGA